AGTCTGATATCACGAAAACGCATAACCTAGCATTGTAAGGCCGTCCGGCGGCACAAACGTCCTCAACAGGAAAAACTATCAAATTTTATATTTCAATTAGTTTTTGTGATCAGTCGCCGGGAGCACGCCACAGCGGCAGCGCGGCGACGGCGCGCTCGAGATCGTCCATGTCGTCGCCGCCCAGGCTGGTGTCGAATGGGGCGGACAGGATGCGGCGCATCAGCGCCAGGCGCGTCGTCGCTTGCTCTTCGTCGATGAAGCGCGTCGTCTCCGCACAATACTGCGCGCGGCGCAGCACATCGGCGCCGTCATCGTCGCCGTCGGGATAATAATGGCGGCCGATGTGATGCAGCGACTGCAGCAGAAATTCGATCTCGCGCAGGATGCGCAGCGCATCCTCGCCGGACAGCACGATGCGGCGGTTGGCAGGCAGCAGGGACGGCGGCGTGGCCCGGTTATTCGAAATTGTCATCGATCAGGAAGCCGTAGCCGTCATCGATCAGCATTTGCAGATACGCGTCGAAGCTGTCGGCGATGACCTGGTAGTTGTCGGGATCGTGCAGGAAGCGCACGACCTGCCCCACCTTGCCCGACGCCGTGGGCGTGAAATCGACATACAGGCGCGAGGAGCCGCCATTGTTCATGCAATGCGAAAAACACAGGCGCTGGCCCTGTTGGATGCCCGCGTCGATGCGGGTATCGACGATGCCGGGGTCGTCGTCCAGGTAATGGCCGTAGATATCGGCGATGCTGCGCTGGTTCGCTTGCCTGTCTTCCAGGATCTGTTCGACGGAACTCAGGTAATACGGGTACTCGAACACGTCCGAGCCCAGCATGTACACCAGCACCATGCCGCCGGGATACTCCTGGTAATAGGTGCCGTTGTACTGGCCCAGCAGGCGCAGCAGGCTGTCCGGGCACAGCGGATAGGCCTGGCGCAAGCTGGCCAGTTGCGCCGCGCTGGCGCCGCTGGCCAGCGCCAGCTCCGCCAGCGGTTCCGGCGGCATGGCCTGGCGCAAGCCGGTTAAATAGTGGTCGACGATATCCATGCGTGGCGGGCTCCTGAATTGACGGGTCGGCGCAATATAGCAGTTCAGGATACGCGTCCGGCGCACGGCTGGGCCAGCCGCGCTCCCGGCGCGAAGCGCACGGCGATCAGCAGCAACAGCACCACGCCGCCCGCCATCACCATCCACGCCTGGGCCAGGCTGGACGAATGCTGGCGGATCAGGCCGGCGATGAAGGGCATGCTGCTGGCGATGATGTAGCCGCCGCCCTGCACAAAACCGAGCAACGCACCGGCGCCCGCCGGGTCACGCACGTGGTCCATGCTGACGATCAGCGACAGGGGGAACAGCGCGCCGATGCCGCAACCGAGCAGGATTACGGCGGGAATGGCCAGCTGCGCGGGCGCCACGATCAGGCAAGCCAGGCCGGCCAGCACGGCCAGCAAGACCGACAATAACAGGATGCGGCGGTCGGGGAAGCGGTGGATGATGCTGGAAATCACCAGTCCCGCCAGCACTTCCACCAGGGTCAGCCCACCGAGCAGCAAGCCGCTGTCGGCCGCGCTCCAGCCCAGTTCCGTATAAAACGGCGGCAGCCAGGCCAGCACCAGCGTGTACGCCCCCGTGCCGATGCCAAAGAACACCATCAGCAGCCAGGCGCGGCGGCTGCCCACGGGCAGGCTGGCGCCCGCGCCGCCGGTCACCTCCACGCGCGAGGCGGCGGCGCGGCGCCACAGCAGCGCGGCGGCCACGGCGGGCAGCGCCCACAGGGCCAGCAGCGCTTGCCAGCCCCAGCTTTGCGCCAAGGGCGAAGCGGAGGCGGCGGCGATGGCCGCGCCGCCCATGATGCCCGTCGTATAAAAACCCATCAGCTGGCCCGCCCGTTCGGGGAAATGGCGCTTGATGAAAGCCGGCAGCAGCGCCTGCACCAGCGCGATGCCCAGGCCGCCCAAGGCCGCCGTGGCGATCAGCCCGCCGCTGCCGTGCAAGGGCCAGCGCAAGGCGCAGGCGGCTGCGATGATGGCGATGCCGAGGCTGATGCCGCGCGCCACGCCCAAGCGGCGCTGCAGCTGGGCGCCCGCCAGCGCGCACACGCCCATGGCGAACACGGGCACGGTGGTCAGCAAGCCCGCGTCGGCATTGCTAAGGCCCGTGCTGGCCTGGATGCTGTCGAGCAAGGGGCCGATGGCGGCCAGGATGGGGCGCAAATTCAGGCCCAGCAGGATGATGGCGGCCACCAGCAGGGCGGACGAGGGCAGCGGAGAAGAGACGGGGCGTTCAACAGGCATGGCAGAGTAGTCCTTGCCTCGCAGGGAGGCACATGGTTTAATGCGTGACATAATCACTTGATGAAAAGTATCTTAGCATAAAGATAGAAATCTATCTTGATGTCGAGATAAATGCCTACGCCATGACGGATACCCCGCAAGAACACACGCGCGCGCAATTTGCCGCCGCACAATGGCAGCGCGAACTGCCGCAGATGGATACGCGCGCCATGCAGCTGGTGGGACAGCTGGGCACGGTGGCGCAGCTGATGGCGCGCGACTGGCTCAATCCCCTGTTCGCCGAACACGGCTTGCAGCCGGGCGAATTCGACGTGCTGGCGACATTGCGCCGCTCGGGCGCGCCCTACAGCCTGACGCCGACGGCCCTGTACGAGGCGGCCATGCTGTCCTCGGGCGGCATGACCAACCGCATCGACCGGCTGGAAGCGGCCGGCCTGATTGAACGCCAGAAGCACCCGACGGACCGGCGCGGCGTGCTGGTGGCCCTCACGCCCCAGGGACTGGCCTTGATTGAAAAGCTGGTGCTGCTGCACGTGGAGAACGAGCGCGCCATGCTGTCGGCCTTGAGCGCGGACGAGCAGCGCCAGCTCGACCAGTTGCTGGCCAAGCTGCTGCAAGGCATGGCACAGGCGAAGAAGGGCTAAGCAGCGAGCAGCTGCGCCAGCTCGCGCAGCGCCGCATTGCCGCGCCGGGCCAGGCGCCGCAGGTCGGCGGGATCGCGGCTGTCGTACAGGGCCTGGACATGGCCCACGCTGGCCGCGCGCAAGTCGATATCGCTGTCGCGGTCCGCAAGCTGGGCGTCGGCCACGTGCCCCTCGACCAGGGTCAGATAATAATGGCGGGGCTTGCCGCGCAAATTGGCGGCAAACTGCAGCACCAGGCCGCTGTCGAACAGCAGGGCGCCGCTGCGGCCGCCCTGTTCCAGCAGCACGCGAAACGCGGGCAAGGGCTGCCGCGCCGCGCGCAGGAAACCGGCCAGGTGCACCTGGTAACCGAGGTCCAGGCCATTCGCGCCCAGCTGGCCGCGCTGCAGATACGCCTTGAACGACGCCTGCACGGGCCGCTTGCCCCTGCGGAACAGGCGCTCATCCTCGTACAGGCACAGCTGACCACCGTCGCAGATGGCGTCGAAGCCGCGCGCCACCAGCTCCTGCGCCTCGAAGGTGGCCAGGCCAACGGCTTGCGGGTCGCGCAGCCAGCCGTGGTCGAGCCAGGATTGCAGTAAGTCGTGAATATCGGAAAGGGGCATGGCAAGTTGCTCGGCAGTGACAAAGGCCTGTATTGTAGGCCAGCCTATAATAGCCGGGCCACACCATCACTCAACGAACAGACCACGCCATGGCCCCACACGACGCGCTTTCCGAATTCGACCTGATCAAACACTATTTCGTGCGCCAGCGCCCCGGCCGCGCCACCCTGGGCATCGGCGACGATTGCGCGCTGATGACGCCAGCGGCCGGCAAGCAGATCGCCATCTCGTCGGACATGCTGGTCGAGGACCGGCACTTCTTTGCCGGCGCCGACGCCCGCATGCTCGGCCACAAAAGCCTGGCCGTGAACCTGTCCGACCTGGCCGCCATGGGCGCGCGCCCCGTGGCATTTACCTTGGCCCTGGCCCTGCCGCAAGCGGAACGCGCCTGGCTGGCCGGCTTTGCCGAAGGCCTGTTCGCGCTGGCCGACGCCTTTGATTGCGAACTCATCGGCGGCGACACCACCAAGGGTCCCTTAAATATCTGCATCACCGTGTTTGGCGAACTGGCGCCGGGCCAGGCCCTGCGCCGCAGCGCGGCCGTGGCGGGCGACGACATCTGGGTCAGCGGCACCCTGGGCGACGCGCGCCTGGCACTGGCCGGCTACCGCATGGAACAGGAATTATCGCCAGCGGACCTGGCCACTGCAGGCGCGCGCATGCACACACCGACGCCGCGCGTGACGCTCGGTTGCGCGCTGGCCGAAGCGGGCCTCGCGCATGCCGCCATCGACATTTCGGACGGCCTGGTCGGCGACCTCGGTCACATCTTGAAAGCGTCGCGCGTGGGCGCCACCCTGGACGTCGACGCCCTGCCGGCCGGCCCCGTGCTGGCGCGGCAGGATGCGCAACTGCGCCGCCGCTACACGGCCGCCGGCGGCGACGATTATGAACTGTGCTTCACGGCGCCCGCATCGTCGCGCGACGCCATCGCCGCACTGGCGATCAGCTGCGGCACGCCCGCCACGCGCGTGGGCCGCATCGAGACGCATGCAGGCTTGCGGCTGGTGGATGCGGCCGGACAGCCGCTGGATTTACAACTGAGCTCGTTCGACCACTTCAGCGACTGAGCTAGCGTACCGCCACGCGCGCCAGCCCCGGCTGGTTCACCATCCAGTAGTGCTGGAAGGCCAGGCGGATGTTGTCGCGCAGCTGGGTGTCGTCCCACGGCTTCGTGTAAAAACGGTAGATGGCGCCCCGGTTGATCGAGTCGAGCACCGCTTCCAGGCCCGTGTAGCCGGACAGGATGATGCGGATGGTTTCCGGGTACAGCTCTTTTACTTTGCTGAGGAATTCCGTGCCGCTCATGCTCGGCATGCGCTGGTCGCAGACGATCACGTGCACCCGGTGCAGGGCCAGCATTTCAAACCCTTCGGCCGGCGTGCTGGCCGTGAGGATCTGGTAGCCTTCGGGACGGAACAGGCGGTGCAGCGACGACAGCACGTTGACGTCGTCGTCGACGATGAGCAGGGTTTGCGCCGGCTGGGCGGCCGGGTCGTGGCCGGGCGGCAGGCCGGCGCCCGCGGCGATCATCTGCCCCAGTTCCAGTGCCGGCAGGGCGCGGCTGAAATAAAAGCCCTGGATTTCGTCGCAGCGGTTGCGCCGCAGGTATTCGAGCTGCGGGCGCGATTCCACGCCCTCGGCCACCACGCTCAGTTTCAGGCTGTGCGCCATGCTGACGATGGCCAGCGCGATGGCCGCGTCGTTCGGGTTGCTGGTGATGTTGCGCACGAAGGCGATGTCGATTTTCAGCTTGTCGATGGGGAAGCGCTGCAGATACGCGAGGCTCGAGTAACCGGTGCCGAAATCGTCGATGGCCACCTTCACGCCGATCTTCTTCAATTTTCCCAGCACGACGATGGTGCGCTCGGCGTTCGACATCAGCGCCGTTTCCGTCAGTTCCAGTTCCAGCAGCTCGGGCGCCACGTTGTGCCGTGTCAGCGCGCGCGTCACTTCGCCTTCCAGGTCGCCTTCGGCAAACTGGCGGCTCGACACGTTCACGGCCACGTGCACGGGGCCCACTTCGCTGTCGCGCCACTCGGCGATCTGGCGGCAGGCGGCCTGGATCACCCAGGCGCCCACGCGCACGATCAGGCCCGTGTCTTCCAGCACGGGCACGAATTCGGCCGGCGCCACCAGGCCGTAGCCGGGGCGGCGCCAGCGCAGCAGCGCTTCCACGCCGCTGATGCGGCCCGTGCGCAAATCCACCTTCGGCTGGTAATACAGGATGAATTGCTCGTGTTCGAGCGCATGGCGCAGCGCCAGTTCCAGGTCCAGGCGCGCCAGCACCTGCACGTTCATGCCGGCCGTGAAAAAGCGGTAGCCGTCGCGGCCCGCCTGCTTGGCGCCGCCCATGGCCGTATTCGCGTACTTGATCAGCGTTTCCGGGTCGGTGGCGTCGTCCGGATACATGGCGATGCCGATGCTGGCCGTCAGGGTGGCCGCGTGGCCGCGCAAGTCGAACGGCGCGCGCAGGGCTTCGCGCACCTGGTTGGCCACGGCCACGGCTTCCTGCTGGTTACGGCTCATGGTCAGTATCAGCGCGAATTCGTCGTTGCCCAGGCGCCCCACCGTGTCGCGCAGGCGCACGCATTCGACCAGGCGGTTGCTGAACTGGCGCAGCAGTTCGTCGCCCAGCGCCGCGCCCAGGGTGTCGTTGATGCTTTTGAAGCGGTCCAGCGCGATGAACAGCACCACGATGCGCCAGCTTTTTTCCTGCGCCAGTTCGACGGCCTGGGCCAGGGTCTGGTAGAACAGGCTGCGGTTCGGCAGGCCCGTCAAGCCGTCGTAATGGGCCAGGTGTTTCAGGCGCTCCTGCGCCTGGCGCCGCTCGCTGATGTCGCGCGCCACGGCGATCAGCAGCAGGCCGCCCGCAGCCTGCCCGCCCATCACGGGCGCCTGCGCATACCAGTGCCAGCCCAGCTCCACGGGTATCAGGCTCAGGTCGCGCCGCACCAGTTCGCATTCCGTCACTTCCGTGGCCAGGTGGGCCGGGCCGCCCGGCAGCGCGGCCAGCGGCGGGGCCGGCGGCGACGGCAGCAGGCTGCCGGGCGCCAGCGCCAGCAGTTCGGCGCGCGCATAGCCGAGCAGGCGGCACGCGCCGTCGTTGACGTCGACCAGGGTCATGCCCAGCACGTCGACGAGGAAGATGGCGTCCGTGGTGGCGTCCATGGCGCCGCGAAAGCGCTGCAGTTCGGCCGTGCGCTGGCTCACCGTGCGTTCGAGCAAGGTGTTGTAGTGGCGCGCGGCGCGGTGCAGCAGCCGCACTTCAAGCATGTTGCGGATGCGCGTGAGCACTTCGAGCGCGTCGAAGGGCTTGCTGATGAAGTCGCGCGCGCCCGCTTCCAGCGCCGCCAGTTTGGCGTCCGGGTCGGCGGCGATCACCAGCACGGGCAGATAGCCTTCCCGCTCCAGCGGACGCAAGGCATCCATCACCTCATAGCCGCTCATGCCGGGCATCACCAGGTCGAGGATGATCAGGTCGAACTGGTGCCGCTGGTGCAGGCCGGCCACGGCGCGCGCGTCGAGGGTGCTGCTGATGGCCGTGTAGCCGCCGCTTTGCAGCAAATGCTCGAGCAGGCGCAAATTGACGTCCTGGTCGTCGACGATGAGAATTTTCGCCGCATAGATATCGGCCTGGCTGATCATGGCGCGCCTGTTCCCTTCTGCCGGCGCTGCTGCGCCACATAGGCCAGGGTGCTGTTGATCGCCTCGGTAAATTCATCGAGGTTGATCGGCTTGGTCAGGTAGCGGTAAAAGCCCAGCGCCATGCTGCGCTCGACGTCGCCCGGCATGGCGTTGGCCGTCAGGGCGATGACGGGAATGTGCGCCGTGCGGGGGTCGGCGCGCAGCAGCTTCAGCGCTTCCGTGCCGTTCACGTGCGGCAGATTGATGTCCATCAGGATCAGCTGCGGCAGGTGCGTGCGCGCCATTTCCACGCCCAGGCGGCCATCCGTGGCCGTCAGCAGCTGCAATTGCGGGCAGTAGCGGACGATTTCCTCGACCAGGGTCAGGTTGGCGGGATTGTCTTCCACGTACAGCAAGGTCACGGGGGCGCTGTGATCGAGCAGCGCCCCGGCCAGGTCGGGCCGCGGCAAGGCCAGCAGGTCGGGTGCGGGCAAGGCGTCGACCACGCGCAGCTCGATCCAGAAGGTGCTGCCCTCGCCGGGCGCGCTGCTCACGCCGATGCTGCCATCCATCAGCTCCACCAGGCGCTTGGTGACCACCAGGCCGATGCCGCTGCCTTCTTCCGTGCCGCCCTCCTGCCCCAGCCGGTTGAAGGGCTGGAACAGCAGCGCCACCTGTTCGCCGTCCAGGCCCACGCCCGTATCGCGCACGCTGATGCGCACCCGTCCGTCCGCCTGCGGCGCGCAATCGATGGCCACCTGTCCCTGCTCGCGGTTGTACTTGAGCGCA
This window of the Janthinobacterium agaricidamnosum genome carries:
- a CDS encoding SMI1/KNR4 family protein, which produces MDIVDHYLTGLRQAMPPEPLAELALASGASAAQLASLRQAYPLCPDSLLRLLGQYNGTYYQEYPGGMVLVYMLGSDVFEYPYYLSSVEQILEDRQANQRSIADIYGHYLDDDPGIVDTRIDAGIQQGQRLCFSHCMNNGGSSRLYVDFTPTASGKVGQVVRFLHDPDNYQVIADSFDAYLQMLIDDGYGFLIDDNFE
- a CDS encoding MFS transporter codes for the protein MPVERPVSSPLPSSALLVAAIILLGLNLRPILAAIGPLLDSIQASTGLSNADAGLLTTVPVFAMGVCALAGAQLQRRLGVARGISLGIAIIAAACALRWPLHGSGGLIATAALGGLGIALVQALLPAFIKRHFPERAGQLMGFYTTGIMGGAAIAAASASPLAQSWGWQALLALWALPAVAAALLWRRAAASRVEVTGGAGASLPVGSRRAWLLMVFFGIGTGAYTLVLAWLPPFYTELGWSAADSGLLLGGLTLVEVLAGLVISSIIHRFPDRRILLLSVLLAVLAGLACLIVAPAQLAIPAVILLGCGIGALFPLSLIVSMDHVRDPAGAGALLGFVQGGGYIIASSMPFIAGLIRQHSSSLAQAWMVMAGGVVLLLLIAVRFAPGARLAQPCAGRVS
- a CDS encoding MarR family winged helix-turn-helix transcriptional regulator codes for the protein MTDTPQEHTRAQFAAAQWQRELPQMDTRAMQLVGQLGTVAQLMARDWLNPLFAEHGLQPGEFDVLATLRRSGAPYSLTPTALYEAAMLSSGGMTNRIDRLEAAGLIERQKHPTDRRGVLVALTPQGLALIEKLVLLHVENERAMLSALSADEQRQLDQLLAKLLQGMAQAKKG
- the thiL gene encoding thiamine-phosphate kinase, with translation MAPHDALSEFDLIKHYFVRQRPGRATLGIGDDCALMTPAAGKQIAISSDMLVEDRHFFAGADARMLGHKSLAVNLSDLAAMGARPVAFTLALALPQAERAWLAGFAEGLFALADAFDCELIGGDTTKGPLNICITVFGELAPGQALRRSAAVAGDDIWVSGTLGDARLALAGYRMEQELSPADLATAGARMHTPTPRVTLGCALAEAGLAHAAIDISDGLVGDLGHILKASRVGATLDVDALPAGPVLARQDAQLRRRYTAAGGDDYELCFTAPASSRDAIAALAISCGTPATRVGRIETHAGLRLVDAAGQPLDLQLSSFDHFSD
- a CDS encoding EAL domain-containing protein; translated protein: MISQADIYAAKILIVDDQDVNLRLLEHLLQSGGYTAISSTLDARAVAGLHQRHQFDLIILDLVMPGMSGYEVMDALRPLEREGYLPVLVIAADPDAKLAALEAGARDFISKPFDALEVLTRIRNMLEVRLLHRAARHYNTLLERTVSQRTAELQRFRGAMDATTDAIFLVDVLGMTLVDVNDGACRLLGYARAELLALAPGSLLPSPPAPPLAALPGGPAHLATEVTECELVRRDLSLIPVELGWHWYAQAPVMGGQAAGGLLLIAVARDISERRQAQERLKHLAHYDGLTGLPNRSLFYQTLAQAVELAQEKSWRIVVLFIALDRFKSINDTLGAALGDELLRQFSNRLVECVRLRDTVGRLGNDEFALILTMSRNQQEAVAVANQVREALRAPFDLRGHAATLTASIGIAMYPDDATDPETLIKYANTAMGGAKQAGRDGYRFFTAGMNVQVLARLDLELALRHALEHEQFILYYQPKVDLRTGRISGVEALLRWRRPGYGLVAPAEFVPVLEDTGLIVRVGAWVIQAACRQIAEWRDSEVGPVHVAVNVSSRQFAEGDLEGEVTRALTRHNVAPELLELELTETALMSNAERTIVVLGKLKKIGVKVAIDDFGTGYSSLAYLQRFPIDKLKIDIAFVRNITSNPNDAAIALAIVSMAHSLKLSVVAEGVESRPQLEYLRRNRCDEIQGFYFSRALPALELGQMIAAGAGLPPGHDPAAQPAQTLLIVDDDVNVLSSLHRLFRPEGYQILTASTPAEGFEMLALHRVHVIVCDQRMPSMSGTEFLSKVKELYPETIRIILSGYTGLEAVLDSINRGAIYRFYTKPWDDTQLRDNIRLAFQHYWMVNQPGLARVAVR